A portion of the Patagioenas fasciata isolate bPatFas1 chromosome W, bPatFas1.hap1, whole genome shotgun sequence genome contains these proteins:
- the LOC136114642 gene encoding mesoderm induction early response protein 3-like yields the protein MAEASVGSSSPVGSLSSEDHDFDPSTEMLVHDYDDERTLEEEEEMMEESKNFSSEIEDLEKEGNMPLEDLLAFYGYDPAIPVMASSSADSSPSELADELPDMTLDKEEIAKDLLSGDDEETQSSADDLTPSVTSHEATDFFPRPLRSNTMCDGDKESDGEDVEADNGNSSEDLRKEIMIGSQYQAEIPPYLGRYSDNEKAYENEDNLLWKPDVISESEVKEYLFETSLRTGSENMIGRIPEGLHTRDNEQALYELLKSSHNVEAAIERYYSNGKASLEEMTAWTEEECRSFEHGLLIYGKDFHLIQKNKVRTRTVAECVAFYYMWKKSERYDYFAQQTRFGKKRYNHHPGVTDYMDRLVDEAEALGGAVHSSALTSNTRTETIPDQQLSILNSITANELTALTNSVATVCHTSDENCLGDAFPSMDSLPRAPVNHVPIGTEELLNLPSNGETDCFNLFETGFYHSELNPMNMCGEETERPAKRLKMGIAVPESFMNDISVNNLGVDFENHAHHITSAKMAVSVTDFSSLSANETNGFINTHGLHQHTALHSE from the exons TTGGCTCTTTATCGTCTGAGGATCATGACTTTGACCCTTCTACTGAAATGCTGGTGCATGATTATGATGATGAGCGAACtcttgaagaagaggaggaaatgatggaagaaagcaaaaaTTTCAGCTCTGAAATTGAAGATTtagaaaag GAAGGAAACATGCCATTGGAAGATTTACTGGCATTCTATGGCTATGACCCTGCGATTCCAGTTATGGCCAGTTCCAGTGCAGATAGCTCTCCAAGTGAACTTGCAGATGAACTTCCAGATATGACTCTAGATAAA GAGGAAATAGCTAAAGACCTCTTGTCGGGTGATGATGAAGAAACACAGTCCTCTGCTGATGACTTGACACCATCAGTTACTTCGCATGAGGCTACAGACTTCTTTCCTCGGCCATTAAGAT CAAACACTATGTGTGATGGAGATAAGGAATCAGATGGTGAAGATGTAGAGGCAGACAATGGTAATTCATCTGAAGATTTGAGAAAG GAGATAATGATTGGTTCACAGTATCAAGCTGAAATTCCACCTTACCTTGGCAGATACAGTGATAATGAAAAGG CCTATGAAAATGAAGATAATTTACTTTGGAAACCTGATGTGATCTCAGAAAGTGAAGTTAAAGAATACCTTTTTGAAACCTCCTTAAGAACAGGAAGTGAAAACATGATTGGCAGAATTCCTGAAGGGCTACATACACGGGACAATGAACAA GCGCTATATGAACTTCTCAAAAGTAGCCATAATGTTGAAGCAGCAATTGAGAGATACTACTCAAATGGAAAGGCATCTCTGG AAGAGATGACAGCATGGACAGAAGAAGAATGCAGAAGCTTCGAACATGGACTTCTGATTTACGGAAAAGACTTTCATCTCATACAGAAAAATAAG GTAAGAACCAGAACAGTTGCTGAGTGTGTGGCTTTCTATTACATGTGGAAAAAGTCAGAACGTTATGATTACTTTGCTCAGCAAACAAGATTTGGAAAGAAGAGATATAATCATCATCCAGGAGTTAC GGACTACATGGATCGTTTGGTAGATGAAGCTGAAGCTCTTGGTGGAGCAGTACATTCTTCAGCCTTAACATCTAATACTCGAACAGAAACCATTCCTGATCAACAGCTAAGCATTCTGAACTCTATCACTGCCAATGAGTTGACAG cattgaCAAACAGTGTAGCTACAGTCTGCCATACTTCAGATGAGAACTGCCTGGGTGATGCCTTTCCTTCTATGGACAGCTTACCCCGAGCACCAGTTAATCATGTGCCTATTGGAACAGAAGAATTGCTTAACTTGCCTAGCAATGGTGAAACtgattgttttaatttatttgagaCTGGCTTTTATCATTCAGAGCTAAACCCAATGAACATGTGTGGTGAGGAGACAGAAAGACCTGCAAAGAGATTGAAAATGGGAATTGCTGTCCCAGAATCTTTCATGAATGATATCTCTGTAAACAACCTTGGTGTGGACTTTGAGAACCATGCACACCATATTACCAGTGCCAAAATGGCTGTTTCAGTGACTGACTTCAGCAGTCTGTCTGCAAATGAGACAAATGGTTTTATCAACACCCATGGTCTTCACCAACATACTGCCCTTCACTCAGAATGA